A window from Manis javanica isolate MJ-LG chromosome 10, MJ_LKY, whole genome shotgun sequence encodes these proteins:
- the ZNF48 gene encoding zinc finger protein 48: MERTVEPWGPDLHGPEDREPLRGARTGLGSENVQLSQPDEFEHTPQEDDLGFKEEEDLAPDHEVGNASLKPEGIKTWDDLWIQREGTGKPHARDRSPRLLGEPRWGQTSDRAAVCGECGKSFRQMSDLVKHQRTHTGEKPYKCGVCGKGFGDSSARIKHQRTHSSEKPYRARPPAQGPPKTPRSRIPAGERPTICGECGKSFRQSSDLVKHQRTHTGEKPYKCGICGKGFGDSSARIKHQRTHRGEQPPRPVVPRQQPSRTATAATQGPKAQDKPYICTDCGKRFVLSCSLLSHQRSHLGPKPFGCDVCGKEFARGSDLVKHLRVHTGEKPYLCPECGKGFADSSARVKHLRTHSGERPHACPECDRTFSLSSTLLRHRLTHMEPQDFSFPGYPLAPLIPTPPPSSSPPPPPLGTSPPLTPQSPSHSDDGPFGLPGLEPEPGGPQAGEPPPPLAGDKPHKCPECGKGFRRSSDLVKHHRVHTGEKPYLCPECGKGFADSSARVKHLRTHRGERAQPPPPSTLLRPHNPPGPATMAPQVQVRAQLTGPSQPHVCGFCGKEFPRSSDLVKHRRTHTGEKPYKCAECGKGFGDSSARIKHQRGHLGLRPFGVGDGRARPLKEEPPAGLE, from the exons ATGGAGCGCACAGTGGAGCCCTGGGGCCCGGATCTGCATGGCCCAGAGGACAGGGAGCCGCTGAGAGGCGCCCGCACAG GTCTAGGCAGTGAGAATGTGCAGCTGTCTCAGCCAGATGAGTTTGAACATACCCCACAAGAGGATGACTTGGGGTTCAAGGAAGAGGAAGATTTGGCCCCAGATCATGAAGTAGGAAATGCCTCTCTCAAACCCGAAGGCATCAAGACCTGGGATGACTTATGGATccagagagagggaacaggaaaaccACATGCTCGGGACAGAAGCCCTCGGCTCCTGGGAGAACCACGTTGGGGCCAGACTAGTGATCGGGCTGCAGTGTGTGGCGAGTGTGGCAAGAGCTTTCGGCAGATGTCAGATCTGGTGAAACACCAGCGGACCCACACAGGGGAGAAACCCTACAAGTGCGGGGTCTGTGGCAAGGGCTTTGGGGATAGCTCTGCCCGTATCAAACACCAGCGAACTCATAGTAGTGAAAAGCCCTACAGAGCCCGACCACCAGCCCAAGGTCCCCCAAAGACTCCTCGGTCCAGGATCCCTGCTGGTGAGCGCCCCACTATCTGTGGTGAATGTGGCAAGAGCTTCCGGCAGAGTTCTGACCTGGTAAAACACCAGCGGACACATACGGGAGAGAAGCCCTACAAGTGTGGCATCTGTGGCAAGGGCTTTGGTGATAGTTCTGCCCGAATAAAGCACCAGCGGACACACCGTGGGGAGCAGCCCCCTCGGCCAGTGGTGCCCCGACAGCAGCCATCTCGAAcagccactgctgccacacagggACCCAAGGCCCAGGACAAGCCATATATCTGTACTGACTGTGGCAAAAGATTTGTGCTCAGTTGTAGTCTTCTGAGCCACCAGCGCAGTCATCTGGGGCCCAAGCCTTTTGGCTGTGATGTATGTGGAAAGGAGTTTGCCCGGGGCTCAGACCTGGTGAAGCACCTGCGGGTGCACACGGGAGAGAAGCCTTACCTCTGCCCTGAGTGTGGAAAGGGCTTTGCTGACAGCTCCGCCAGGGTAAAGCACCTCCGTACCCATAGTGGCGAGAGGCCTCATGCCTGCCCGGAATGTGACCGCACCTTCAGCCTCAGCTCCACCCTTCTCCGCCACCGCCTCACTCATATGGAGCCCCAGGACTTCAGCTTCCCAGGCTATCCCCTGGCTCCCCTAATCCctaccccaccccccagctcaagcccacctccaccccctcTTGGCACCAGTCCCCCACTGACGCCTCAAAGCCCTTCACACTCGGATGATGGGCCTTTTGGCCTTCCCGGCTTGGAGCCAGAGCCAGGGGGTCCACAGGCTGGGGAGCCACCCCCACCACTCGCAGGTGACAAGCCCCATAAGTGCCCTGAGTGTGGCAAGGGCTTCCGCCGAAGCTCAGACCTGGTGAAACACCATCGTGTGCACACAGGGGAAAAACCCTACCTCTGCCCTGAATGTGGCAAGGGTTTTGCTGATAGCTCAGCCCGAGTCAAGCACCTCCGTACCCATCGCGGTGAACGGGCtcagccaccaccaccatccactCTTCTGAGGCCACATAACCCCCCCGGCCCAGCAACCATGGCCCCCCAAGTTCAAGTCCGGGCCCAACTCACTGGACCCAGCCAGCCCCATGTATGTGGCTTTTGTGGGAAGGAGTTTCCCCGGAGCTCAGATCTAGTCAAACATAGGCGCACACACACTGGGGAGAAGCCATACAAGTGTGCAGAGTGTGGCAAGGGATTTGGTGACAGTTCTGCCCGTATCAAGCACCAGCGTGGGCACCTGGGCCTGAGACCctttggggtgggggatggtCGGGCAAGGCCTCTCAAGGAGGAGCCACCAGCAGGACTGGAATGA
- the SEPTIN1 gene encoding septin-1 produces MDKEYVGFATLPNQLHRKSVKKGFDFTLMVAGDSGLGKSTLINSLFLTNLYEDRQLPEASARLTQTLTIERRGVEIEEGGIKVKLTLVDTPGFGDSVDCSDCWLPVVHFIEEQFEQYLRDESGLNRKNIQDSRVHCCLYFISPFGRGLRPLDVAFLRAVHEKVNIIPIIGKADALMPKETQALKQKIRDQLKEEEISIYQFPNCDSDEDEDFKRQDAEMKESIPFAVVGSCEVVRDGGNLPVRGRRYSWGTVEVENPHHSDFLNLRRMLVQTHLQDLKEVTHDLLYEGYRARCLQSLARPGARDRASRSKLSRQSATEIPLPLLPLAETEKLIREKDEELRRMQEMLEKMQAQMQQSQVQGEQSDAL; encoded by the exons ATG GACAAGGAGTATGTGGGTTTCGCCACCCTCCCCAACCAGCTGCACCGCAAGTCTGTCAAGAAGGGGTTTGACTTCACACTCATGGTGGCAG GGGACTCAGGCCTAGGGAAATCCACCCTCATCAACAGCCTGTTTCTCACCAACCTCTATGAGGATCGGCAACTGCCGGAGGCCAGTG CTCGCTTGACACAAACGCTGACCATTGAGCGCCGGGGTGTGGAGAttgaagaagggggtattaaggtGAAACTGACCCTGGTGGACACTCCTGGCTTTGGGGACTCAGTGGATTGCTCAGACTG CTGGCTGCCCGTAGTGCACTTCATTGAGGAGCAATTTGAGCAGTATCTTAGGGATGAGAGTGGCCTCAACCGGAAGAACATCCAGGATTCCCGTGTCCACTGCTGCCTCTACTTCATTTCACCCTTTGGCCGGGG GCTCCGGCCCCTAGATGTGGCCTTCCTCCGGGCGGTGCATGAGAAGGTCAACATCATCCCCATCATTGGCAAAGCAGATGCCCTGATGCCGAAGGAAACGCAGGCCCTCAAGCAGAAG ATCCGGGACCAGCTGAAGGAGGAGGAGATCAGCATTTATCAGTTCCCCAATTGTGACTCTGATGAAGACGAAGACTTCAAGAGGCAGGATGCGGAAATGAAG GAAAGCATCCCTTTCGCAGTTGTCGGTTCGTGCGAGGTAGTGAGGGACGGTGGGAACCTACCGGTGAGGGGACGCCGCTACTCCTGGGGTACCGTGGAGG TGGAGAACCCACATCACAGCGATTTCCTGAACCTACGACGGATGCTGGTGCAGACACACTTGCAGGACTTGAAGGAGGTAACGCACGACCTGCTCTACGAGGGCTACCGCGCCCGCTGCCTACAGAGCCTGGCCCGGCCTGGAGCGCGGGATCGAGCCAGCCGTAG TAAGCTCTCCCGCCAGAGCGCCACAGAGATCCCTCTGCCTTTGCTGCCTCTGGCCGAGACGGAGAAGTTGATCCGCGAGAAAGACGAAGAG CTGCGCCGAATGCAAGAGATGCTGGAGAAAATGCAGGCCCAGATGCAGCAGAGCCAGGTTCAGGGCGAACAGTCGGACGCTCTCTGA
- the MYL11 gene encoding myosin regulatory light chain 11, with translation MAPKKARRRAAAEGGSSNVFSMFDQTQIQEFKEAFTVIDQNRDGIIDKEDLRDTFAAMGRLNVKNEELDAMMKEASGPINFTVFLTMFGEKLKGADPEDVITGAFKVLDPEGKGTIKKQFLEELLTTQCDRFSQEEIRNMWAAFPPDVGGNVDYKNICYVITHGDAKDQE, from the exons ATG GCACCCAAGAAGGCCAGGAGAAGGGCAGCGGCAGAGGGTGGAAGCTCCAATGTCTTCTCCATGTTTGATCAAACTCAGATCCAGGAGTTCAAGGAG GCCTTCACGGTAATCGATCAGAACCGTGATGGCATTATCGACAAGGAAGACCTGCGGGACACCTTTGCAGCCATGG ggCGCCTCAATGTGAAGAATGAGGAGCTTGATGCCATGATGAAGGAAGCCAGCGGTCCCATCAACTTCACAGTCTTCCTGACCATGTTTGGGGAGAAGCTCAAAG GTGCCGACCCCGAGGACGTGATCACTGGAGCTTTCAAGGTCCTGGACCCTGAGGGGAAGGGCACCATCAAGAAGCAATT CCTAGAGGAGTTGCTTACCACGCAGTGTGACCGCTTCTCCCAGGAAGAG ATCAGAAACATGTGGGCGGCCTTCCCCCCCGACGTGGGCGGCAACGTAGACTACAAGAACATCTGCTACGTCATCACGCATGGCGACGCCAAGGACCAGGAGTAG
- the TBC1D10B gene encoding TBC1 domain family member 10B: METGPAPLVAPPRRHGASAAPSPPPRSSRAGPFVMVAQGPPVTTATSAPVTLVPPGEALPAWIPGPTQTSAPAADAAPAVAGSTVVVLTLEASPETPRAQVSLGPEPLVPAAVAGDKMSMALAPEADSLKTEEARTSPAPGTGIPTRTSSGTAPGALSAKPPLAPMPGTIVASGVTGRVAAVTAGQVTSGHGGAASTAWATENPSGPGTGPPGTCEAPVAVVTVTPALEPAENSQDLGSTSSLGPGISGPRGQAPDTLSYLDSVSLMSGTLESLADDVSSMGSDSEINGLALRKTDKYGFLGGSQYSGSLESSIPVDVARQRELKWLEMFSHWDKWLSRRFQKVKLRCRKGIPSSLRAKAWQYLSNSKELLEQNPGKFEELERAPGDPKWLDVIEKDLHRQFPFHEMFAARGGHGQQDLYRILKAYTIYRPDEGYCQAQAPVAAVLLMHMPAEQAFWCLVQICDKYLPGYYSAGLEAIQLDGEIFFVLLRRASPLAHRHLRRQRIDPVLYMTEWFMCIFARTLPWASVLRVWDMFFCEGVKIIFRVALVLLRHTLGSVEKLRSCQGMYETMEQLRNLPQQCMQEDFLVHEVTNLPVTEALIERENAAQLKKWRETRGELQYRPSRRLHGSRAIHEERRRQQPPLGPSSSLLSLPGLKSRGSRAGGGAPSPPLPARRASVGPTPGPVVTAEGLHPSLPSPTGNSMPLGSSKETRKQEKERQKQEKEREKERQKQEKEREKQEKDRQKWEKEQEKERQKQERKAQGRKLSLRRKAEGPPAPQDGGDRSVASEARQDAYF, translated from the exons ATGGAGACGGGCCCGGCGCCCCTAGTGGCCCCGCCGCGCCGCCATGGCGCCTCCGCGGCCCCCTCGCCGCCGCCCCGCAGCTCCCGGGCCGGGCCCTTCGTGATGGTGGCTCAGGGGCCGCCAGTGACCACAGCCACTTCGGCCCCGGTCACTCTCGTGCCCCCTGGGGAGGCGCTGCCAGCCTGGATACCGGGGCCGACCCAGACCTCGGCTCCAGCCGCGGACGCAGCCCCGGCGGTCGCGGGCAGCACGGTGGTGGTGCTGACTCTGGAGGCGTCACCCGAAACCCCGAGAGCACAGGTCTCCCTAGGCCCAGAGCCCCTGGTGCCTGCGGCAGTGGCAGGAGACAAAATGTCGATGGCTCTGGCTCCTGAGGCCGACTCTCTGAAGACGGAGGAAGCTAGAACCTCACCCGCCCCTGGAACAGGTATCCCCACCAGGACCTCTTCCGGAACGGCTCCTGGGGCCCTGTCCGCCAAACCCCCGCTTGCACCCATGCCGGGAACCATAGTGGCCTCAGGAGTGACTGGACGGGTTGCAGCAGTGACAGCCGGACAGGTGACAAGTGGGCATGGAGGTGCAGCATCAACAGCATGGGCTACAGAGAACCCCTCGGGGCCTGGCACAGGCCCTCCCGGGACGTGTGAGGCCCCGGTAGCTGTCGTGACGGTGACCCCAGCTCTAGAGCCTGCTGAAAACTCTCAGGACCTAGGCTCCACGTCCAGCTTGGGACCTGGCATCTCTGGGCCTCGCGGGCAGGCCCCTGACACTCTGAGCTACTTGGACTCCGTAAGCCTCATGTCTGGAACCTTGGAGTCCTTGGCAGATGATGTGAGCTCCATGGGCTCAGACTCGGAGATAAATGGGCTGGCCCTGCGCAAGACGGACAAGTATGGATTTCTTGGGGGCAGCCAGTATTCAGGCAGCCT TGAGAGCTCCATTCCGGTAGATGTTGCTCGGCAGCGGGAGCTCAAATGGCTGGAGATGTTCAGTCACTGGGATAAATGGCTATCACGGCGTTTCCAGAAG GTGAAGCTGCGCTGCCGGAAGGGGATACCCTCCTCCCTCAGAGCCAAGGCCTGGCAGTACCTGTCCAATAGCAAGGAACTCCTGGAGCAGAACCCGGGCAAGTTTGAG GAGCTGGAACGGGCCCCTGGGGACCCGAAGTGGTTGGATGTGATTGAGAAGGACCTGCACCGCCAGTTTCCTTTCCACGAGATGTTTGCTGCTCGAGGCGGGCATGG GCAACAGGACCTGTATAGAATATTGAAGGCCTACACTATCTACCGACCCGACGAGGGCTActgccaggcccaggccccagtggctgctgtgCTACTTATGCACATGCCTGCTGAG CAAGCCTTTTGGTGCCTGGTGCAGATCTGTGACAAGTACCTCCCCGGTTACTACAGTGCAGGGCTG GAGGCCATTCAGCTGGATGGAGAAATCTTTTTTGTGCTGTTGCGCCGGGCCTCCCCACTGGCACATCGGCACCTGCGGCGGCAACGCATTGACCCTGTGCTCTACATGACGGAATGGTTCATGTGCATCTTTGCTCGCACCCTTCCCTGGGCTTCAGTGCTGCGTGTCTGGGATATGTTCTTCTGTGAAG GCGTCAAGATCATCTTCCGGGTGGCCCTGGTGCTGCTGCGGCACACTCTTGGCTCAGTGGAGAAGCTGCGCTCCTGCCAAGGCATGTATGAAACCATGGAGCAGCTGCGCAATCTTCCCCAGCAGTGCATGCAGGAGGACTTTCTGGTGCATGAG GTGACCAACCTCCCAGTGACGGAAGCACTGATTGAGCGAGAGAATGCAGCCCAGCTCAAGAAGTGGCGGGAAACCCGGGGGGAGCTACAGTATCGGCCCTCACGACGACTACATGGCTCCCGGGCCATCCATGAGGAGCGCCGCCGGCAACAGCCACCCCTAGGtccctcctccagcctcctcAGCCTCCCTGGCCTCAAGAGCCGAGGCTCCCGGGCAGGTGGAGGAGCCCCCTCTCCACCTCTTCCTGCCCGCAGGGCCAGTGTTGGGCCTACCCCAGGGCCAGTGGTCACTGCTGAGGGACTGCATCCATCCCTTCCTTCACCTACTGGCAATAGCATGCCACTTGGTTCCAGCAAGGAGACTCGAAAGCAGGAGAAGGAGCGGCAGAAACAGGAGAAGGAACGTGAGAAGGAGCGGCAGAAACAGGAGAAAGAGCGGGAGAAGCAGGAGAAGGATCGGCAGAAGTGGGAAAAAGAGCAGGAGAAGGAACGGCagaagcaggagaggaaggcccaAGGCAGAAAGCTTTCACTGCGACGGAAGGCAGAGGGGCCCCCAGCTCCACAGGATGGTGGGGACAGGTCTGTGGCTTCTGAGGCCCGGCAGGATGCTTACTTCTGA
- the CD2BP2 gene encoding CD2 antigen cytoplasmic tail-binding protein 2 isoform X1: protein MPKRKVTFQGVGDEEDEIVVPKKLLDPVAGAGGPGSRFKGKHSLDSDEEEEEGSSKYDILASEDVEGQEAATLPSEGGVRITPFNLQEEMEEGHFDADGNYFLNRDAQIQDSWLDNIDWVKIRERAPDQLPLLDSEEEDNLGRTPMSAQALLEGLLELLLPRETVAGALRRLGARGGGRGGSRGPGRPNSPQRLDRLSGLADQMVAWGDLGVYQETRERLAMRLKGLGCRTQGPSDPTPSPSLDMFAEEVSEGELETPTPVQRGEAELSGDGLVDVMWEYKWENTGDAELYGPFTSTQMQGLQCTSLVTSCEAESLKMSTSSTSEPVNEPNVITSVL, encoded by the exons ATGCCAAAGAGAAAAGTGACCTTCCAAGGCGTGGGAGATGAGGAGGATGAAATCGTTGTTCCCAAGAAG CTGTTGGACCctgtggctggggcagggggtcCTGGGAGCCGCTTCAAAGGCAAACACTCTTTGGACAgcgatgaggaggaggaggaggggtccAGCAAATATGATATCTTGGCCTCAGAGGATGTAGAAG GTCAGGAAGCAGCCACACTCCCAAGTGAGGGAGGTGTGAGGATCACACCCTTCAACCTGCAGGAAGAGATGGAGGAAGGCCACTTTGATGCTGATGGCAACTACTTTTTGAACCGGGATGCTCAGATCCAAGATAGCTGGTTGGACAACATTGACTGG GTGAAGATCAGGGAACGGGCACCAGATCAGCTCCCCCTGTTAGACTCAGAAGAGGAGGACAACCTGGGTCGGACACCAATGAGTGCCCAAGCCCTCCTGGAAGGCCTTCTGGAGCTGTTGTTGCCAAGAGAGACAGTGGCTGGGGCCCTGAGGCGTCTGGGGGCccggggtggaggcagagggggcagcaggGGGCCTGGGCGGCCCAATTCACCCCAGCGTTTAGACCGGCTTTCCGGGTTGGCCGACCAGATGGTGGCCTGGGGCGATCTTGGTGTGTATCAGGAGACAAGGGAACGCTTGGCCATGCGTCTGAAGGGGTTGGGGTGTCGGACTCAGGGACCCTCTGACCCCACACCTTCACCCTCTCTGGACATGTTTGCTGAGGAAGTGTCAGAGGGGGAGCTGGAGACCCCAACTCCTGTCCAGAGAGGAG AAGCAGAGTTGTCAGGAGATGGTCTGGTGGATGTGATGTGGGAATATAAGTGGGAGAACACAGGTGATGCTGAGCTGTACGGGCCCTTCACCAGCACCCAGATGCAG GGCCTCCAGTGTACCTCCCTGGTGACATCCTGTGAGGCAGAGTCCCTGAAGATGTCCACATCCTCAacctcagaacctgtgaatgagcccaatgtaatcacaagtgtcCTATAA
- the CD2BP2 gene encoding CD2 antigen cytoplasmic tail-binding protein 2 isoform X2, with the protein MPKRKVTFQGVGDEEDEIVVPKKLLDPVAGAGGPGSRFKGKHSLDSDEEEEEGSSKYDILASEDVEGQEAATLPSEGGVRITPFNLQEEMEEGHFDADGNYFLNRDAQIQDSWLDNIDWVKIRERAPDQLPLLDSEEEDNLGRTPMSAQALLEGLLELLLPRETVAGALRRLGARGGGRGGSRGPGRPNSPQRLDRLSGLADQMVAWGDLGVYQETRERLAMRLKGLGCRTQGPSDPTPSPSLDMFAEEVSEGELETPTPVQRGEAELSGDGLVDVMWEYKWENTGDAELYGPFTSTQMQTWVNEGYFPDGVYCRKLDPPGGQFYNSKRIDFDLYT; encoded by the exons ATGCCAAAGAGAAAAGTGACCTTCCAAGGCGTGGGAGATGAGGAGGATGAAATCGTTGTTCCCAAGAAG CTGTTGGACCctgtggctggggcagggggtcCTGGGAGCCGCTTCAAAGGCAAACACTCTTTGGACAgcgatgaggaggaggaggaggggtccAGCAAATATGATATCTTGGCCTCAGAGGATGTAGAAG GTCAGGAAGCAGCCACACTCCCAAGTGAGGGAGGTGTGAGGATCACACCCTTCAACCTGCAGGAAGAGATGGAGGAAGGCCACTTTGATGCTGATGGCAACTACTTTTTGAACCGGGATGCTCAGATCCAAGATAGCTGGTTGGACAACATTGACTGG GTGAAGATCAGGGAACGGGCACCAGATCAGCTCCCCCTGTTAGACTCAGAAGAGGAGGACAACCTGGGTCGGACACCAATGAGTGCCCAAGCCCTCCTGGAAGGCCTTCTGGAGCTGTTGTTGCCAAGAGAGACAGTGGCTGGGGCCCTGAGGCGTCTGGGGGCccggggtggaggcagagggggcagcaggGGGCCTGGGCGGCCCAATTCACCCCAGCGTTTAGACCGGCTTTCCGGGTTGGCCGACCAGATGGTGGCCTGGGGCGATCTTGGTGTGTATCAGGAGACAAGGGAACGCTTGGCCATGCGTCTGAAGGGGTTGGGGTGTCGGACTCAGGGACCCTCTGACCCCACACCTTCACCCTCTCTGGACATGTTTGCTGAGGAAGTGTCAGAGGGGGAGCTGGAGACCCCAACTCCTGTCCAGAGAGGAG AAGCAGAGTTGTCAGGAGATGGTCTGGTGGATGTGATGTGGGAATATAAGTGGGAGAACACAGGTGATGCTGAGCTGTACGGGCCCTTCACCAGCACCCAGATGCAG acCTGGGTGAATGAAGGCTACTTCCCGGATGGTGTTTATTGCCGAAAACTGGACCCACCTGGTGGACAGTTCTACAACTCCAAGCGGATTGACTTTGATCTCTACACCTGA